CTTGAATACAGATTTATTATAAATGAAATAGAGCCAGCTGAGAATCTTCTCGAAATCAATAACTTTTCGGAAACTGAAATAGCCAACGCAAGAGGGTTGATAGAAAAGTTAAGCACCAAAAAAAATGACATTATGAAATACATATTTTCCAAAGCAAGCAAAGGCTTGGGAATAAAAGGTCTGGATCACTCCCCGCTTCTGAAGGTGTCTTTAGAATTTCTAGTGCTTCAAAGTCTGTCGGATTACACTGCCGGGAATAGATCAGCTAAACTGCATTCAATGATTGTAGGCCCTCCTGCAGTAGGAAAAGGTAAACTAAGTGAGGCGGTTCGTGTACTGAATCCTTTATTCAGGGAGGCTTCAATCGCAAAGCCAACTCCTGCAGGATTTATCGGAACGTCAAAATCAGAAGGTGGTAAATGGAAGTCAGAACCAGGGTTGTTTCCATTAGCTCACCGCGGAGTATTAATTATCCAGGATTTTCATGAACTTAAGAGCAAACACGAAACATTTAACATCTTTTCAAAAGTAATGGAAGATGGCGTTGTTATAGACTCATCCTCCTCTCGCGCAACTCACCTCGCTCTTACAGCACTTCATCTCGATACAAATAAGCTGGCTGATGTGTATTTTGACGACTCCGATAGAATACAGAAGAGTAGGTATAAAAAATTGAAAAAGATTGGCATACCATTACAAATATTATCACGATTTGACTTTATTGCCGATTTTGCGAGAGATACTGCAATTCAAAATATGATAGCACGTAAGATGCTTAATTCTGACGGCAGTTCAAAATCACTAATTGGGGATTTAGTATTTGAACCATGGGTAAGAGAACTTCAGGCTATCGTGGCTATATTGAGAACCGATTTTATTGATATAATATTTACGCCAGTAATAAAAAAATACATGCAAGAAAAATACGATGAATTGACGAAGGAAATCGGACCGGGCGATGACTATATTAGTGATTTTCTTCCAAGAATGTCCCAATCATTTATAAAAATAGTTACCGCCACCTGCAGGGGAAACGCCAGAAAAGAGGCTTCCAAAGAGGA
This genomic interval from Candidatus Zixiibacteriota bacterium contains the following:
- a CDS encoding minichromosome maintenance protein MCM, translated to LEYRFIINEIEPAENLLEINNFSETEIANARGLIEKLSTKKNDIMKYIFSKASKGLGIKGLDHSPLLKVSLEFLVLQSLSDYTAGNRSAKLHSMIVGPPAVGKGKLSEAVRVLNPLFREASIAKPTPAGFIGTSKSEGGKWKSEPGLFPLAHRGVLIIQDFHELKSKHETFNIFSKVMEDGVVIDSSSSRATHLALTALHLDTNKLADVYFDDSDRIQKSRYKKLKKIGIPLQILSRFDFIADFARDTAIQNMIARKMLNSDGSSKSLIGDLVFEPWVRELQAIVAILRTDFIDIIFTPVIKKYMQEKYDELTKEIGPGDDYISDFLPRMSQSFIKIVTATCRGNARKEASKEDVDYAYRFVKLKLDFLMAVKPERVGNDGKSSTTISPALLINIKYEGETITLPMAREYVNSHIDNPVSERQIRRYLEGISEKAGRGKWKINKLTF